The following coding sequences are from one Capsicum annuum cultivar UCD-10X-F1 chromosome 3, UCD10Xv1.1, whole genome shotgun sequence window:
- the LOC107863219 gene encoding beta-carotene hydroxylase 1, chloroplastic has protein sequence MAAEISISASSRAICLQRNPFPAPKYFATAPPLLFFSPLTCNLDAILRSRRKPRLAACFVLKDDKLYTAQSGKQSDTEAIGDEIEVETNEEKSLAVRLAEKFARKKSERFTYLVAAVMSSLGITSMAVISVYYRFSWQMEGGEMPFSEMFCTFALAFGAAIGMEYWARWAHRALWHASLWHMHESHHRPREGPFELNDIFAIINAVPAIALLSFGFNHKGLIPGLCFGAGLGITVFGMAYMFVHDGLVHKRFPVGPIANVPYFQRVAAAHQLHHSDKFDGVPYGLFLGPKELEEVGVLEELEKEVNRRIKSSKRL, from the exons ATGGCTGCTGAAATTTCAATCTCCGCTAGCTCCCGTGCCATTTGTCTCCAGCGCAACCCCTTTCCTGCTCCAAAATACTTTGCAACTGCCCCGCCACTTCTCTTCTTCTCTCCTTTAACTTGTAATCTCGACGCAATTTTGCGGTCTCGGAGAAAGCCTAGGTTGGCTGCTTGCTTTGTGCTGAAGGATGACAAATTGTATACTGCACAAAGTGGAAAACAAAGCGATACTGAAGCAATAGGTGATGAGATTGAAGTAGAGACTAATGAGGAGAAGAGTTTAGCTGTCAGGCTGGCCGAAAAATTTGCGAGGAAGAAGTCAGAGAGGTTTACTTATCTTGTAGCTGCGGTAATGTCCAGTTTGGGGATTACTTCTATGGCGGTTATTTCAGTTTATTACAGATTTTCGTGGCAAATGGAG GGTGGAGAAATGCCTTTTTCTGAAATGTTTTGTACATTCGCTCTCGCCTTTGGCGCTGCC ATAGGAATGGAGTACTGGGCGAGATGGGCGCATAGAGCACTATGGCATGCTTCTTTGTGGCATATGCACGAG TCACACCATAGACCAAGAGAAGGACCTTTCGAGCTGAACGATATTTTTGCCATAATCAATGCTGTTCCAGCTATAGCTCTTCTTTCATTCGGTTTCAACCATAAAGGCCTCATCCCTGGACTATGTTTCGGCGCT GGATTAGGGATTACAGTATTTGGGATGGCCTACATGTTCGTTCACGATGGATTAGTTCACAAGAGATTCCCCGTGGGACCCATTGCCAACGTACCTTATTTTCAGAGAGTAGCTGCAGCACATCAG CTTCATCACTCGGACAAATTTGATGGGGTCCCATATGGCTTGTTCCTAGGACCTAAG GAATTGGAAGAAGTAGGGGTACTTGAAGAGTTGGAAAAGGAAGTCAACCGAAGAATTAAAAGTTCGAAGAGATTATGA